The sequence below is a genomic window from Paenibacillus sp. DCT19.
AAGTTTGAAGGATGCTTAAGGCAACATGTCATAAAGGGAGATACGTATGAGGATCTCGCATATTATGGTCTGCTTCAAGACGAGTATCTGGCCGAAAGGAGATCTGTATGAAGCTTTATCATTTTAGTGAAGAATCGGAAATTACAATATTTGAACCAAGAACGATTTATAATCAGACGGATGCCAAAGTGTGGACGATTGATGCGTATCATGCTGCACATTATTTTTTCCCAAGAGAGTGCCCCAGAGTGTGTGTATGGTCTAAGGAAGATGCGGAACAGCTCAATTTAGCTCAAGAATTTGGAGTAACTTCTACCAAACGTATGATAGCGATTGAGTCGGATTGGTATGACCGGGTGCGCGAAGGACACATCTATAGATATACATTTGAGTCTGAGCATTTTGAGCTAGAAAACGAAGATGCAGGTTATTATACTTCGAAATGTACTGTTCGACCAATCGCCGTGGAACGCATGAATGATTTAATCGGTGCAATTTTAAAAGAGGACATTGAGTTCAGGGTCATGCCTTCACTGATGCTATTGAAACAAAAAGTGCTGGAGTCGAATGTACAATTTTCGATGATTCGAATGAGAAATGCAAAGGAGTGATTATGATCGTCACTTTTCCAATGATTGAAACGGATCGATTAGTTCTTAGAGAGCTGACAATATCGGACGCTCAAGCGGTGTTCCAACATTTCTCGGATGCAAGGGTTACTCAATTCATGGATATCGAGCCTTGTGTGAGCCTTACTGAAGCAGAAGAGATCATCCAATTTCATATCGCAGATTCAGGTTGTAGATATGGTCTGTTTCTTAAGCTTAATCATGAGCTTGTAGGCACATGTGGGTTCCATTGTTGGGATCAGGGGCAGCCTTCCAAAGCGGAAATTGGCTTCGATTTGACTGCATCCTATTGGGGTCAAGGTCTAATGCATGAAGCGCTGACCGAGGTCGTCAAAATGGGGTTTGACCACATGAAAGTTGATTATATTGAGGCAACGGTGGAGCAAGCAAATGCTCAATCCATTAGACTCCTGCAAAAGATGCATTTTCATAAACATGATGAGCTTGTTGACAATCTACTCTATTATACGTTGACCAAGAAAGAAGCAGCAGGTACTTAGAAGCTCACGATTCTAATAAAAAAGGAACGGTGAATGTTATGGACTCGCCCAAAATCACATTACAACGTATTACGAGAGAAAATGAATTAGCTTGTATAGCCCTCAGACCGCGAGAAGATCAATTATCACTCGTTGCTAGTAACGCTGATTCCCTTGTGCATGCGGTGAAAGAGGTTACTTCAATACCTCATGGAATCTATGCAGATGATCTTATGGTTGGGTTTGTCCTATTTGACAACGAAGTGTATTCAGACGGATATTACTGGATCTTGCGGTTGATGATTGACGAGAAATATCAGGGTCGGGGTTATGGGAGAAGTGCGATCAAGCAAATTATTAATCAATTGAAAGATAGAACGGATTGTAGACAAATCAGAGTATCGCATGTGCCTCACAATACGGTAGCTAATCGGTTATATAAGCGGTGTGGATTTCATGAAACAGGTGAGTTTGAAGATAATGGAGACATCATATTGAGCTATTCACTTGGGGTGAATGAACATGGTCATTAGAACTGTTTCGCTCTGTCTAATTCGTAAAGGGGATAACATTTTAGTGCAGGAAATCGTTGATCCAGTTGTTAAGCAAACCTTCTATAGACCCATTGGCGGAACCGTAGAGTATGGTGAGAACAGCAAAGATACAATTATCCGAGAAGTAAAGGAAGAAATAGATGCGGAGATCGAAGAGCCAAAGTTGCTATATGTTATCGAAAATATTTTTTCATACTTAGATAATGTGGGTCATGAAATTGATTTTATATATGAAGCTGAACTGGTCGATCGAAGCTTGTATGATACCAACGAAATTCAAGGCATAGAAGGAGCCACTCCGTTCAGAGCGGTATGGAAATCGATCCCTGAACTCTCATCTCTTACATCGCATGCACAAGCAAAACTTGTCCCCGATGGATTGTTAGATTTACTGTTATCAGGCAACTTAGACCATGGCTGATGGTGTGCCCATACGATATTTTCCCAACACAAGTGAATAGGTTTCATATATAATGAAAACTGTATTCCAACATACATATACTATCAATCGCGAGGTGCACCATAAACATGCCAACCATCTATGATTTTACTGTGACCAAAACGAGTGGCGAACGTTTCCCGCTCTATCAATATGAGGGTAAGCCTGTGCTGATCGTAAATACGGCAAGCAAATGTAAGTATACCCATCAGTTTGATGATATGCAGAAGCTCTTTGACCAGTACAAAGATCAGGGCTTACAGATTATCGGTTTTCCTTGCAATCAGTTTGCAGAACAAGAGCCGGGAAGTAGTGCAGAGGCAGAATCCTTCTGTCAGATTAATTATGGTGTGAAGTTCCCAATGTTCTCGAAATTGGACGTGAATGGTGAAGCAGCTCATCCATTGTATGACTTTCTGAAAAGATCGGGTCCATTCGCAGGTTTTGATGAGACAGATGTACAAGCGAAGTTACTGAAGCTTATGGTCGCGGATAAGGCGCCAGAATGGTTACATGGCGATGCAATCAAATGGAATTTCACTAAATTCCTAATTGATGGCGAGGGACGTGTAATTAAACGTTTTGAACCGATTGATTCCATTGCTGATATTCAGGCAAGCATTGAGCAACTTCTGTAATTGGACAAGGAGCAGATTGCGTTATCATAAGTTATAATACATGATGTTCCTATAGAGGCCATGACACGTAACGTAACCAGATATGTGTTCATGGCTTCTGTTGCTTCATGGGACAAAAACCTCTCTCCAACAGGAGGTATTATTAATGCCACGAATGATGCATTTTACCAACCCGCTTGAATATAGCTATCGCTCTAC
It includes:
- a CDS encoding DUF6886 family protein; its protein translation is MKLYHFSEESEITIFEPRTIYNQTDAKVWTIDAYHAAHYFFPRECPRVCVWSKEDAEQLNLAQEFGVTSTKRMIAIESDWYDRVREGHIYRYTFESEHFELENEDAGYYTSKCTVRPIAVERMNDLIGAILKEDIEFRVMPSLMLLKQKVLESNVQFSMIRMRNAKE
- a CDS encoding GNAT family N-acetyltransferase, with protein sequence MIVTFPMIETDRLVLRELTISDAQAVFQHFSDARVTQFMDIEPCVSLTEAEEIIQFHIADSGCRYGLFLKLNHELVGTCGFHCWDQGQPSKAEIGFDLTASYWGQGLMHEALTEVVKMGFDHMKVDYIEATVEQANAQSIRLLQKMHFHKHDELVDNLLYYTLTKKEAAGT
- a CDS encoding N-acetyltransferase, giving the protein MDSPKITLQRITRENELACIALRPREDQLSLVASNADSLVHAVKEVTSIPHGIYADDLMVGFVLFDNEVYSDGYYWILRLMIDEKYQGRGYGRSAIKQIINQLKDRTDCRQIRVSHVPHNTVANRLYKRCGFHETGEFEDNGDIILSYSLGVNEHGH
- a CDS encoding NUDIX hydrolase; the encoded protein is MVIRTVSLCLIRKGDNILVQEIVDPVVKQTFYRPIGGTVEYGENSKDTIIREVKEEIDAEIEEPKLLYVIENIFSYLDNVGHEIDFIYEAELVDRSLYDTNEIQGIEGATPFRAVWKSIPELSSLTSHAQAKLVPDGLLDLLLSGNLDHG
- a CDS encoding glutathione peroxidase — translated: MPTIYDFTVTKTSGERFPLYQYEGKPVLIVNTASKCKYTHQFDDMQKLFDQYKDQGLQIIGFPCNQFAEQEPGSSAEAESFCQINYGVKFPMFSKLDVNGEAAHPLYDFLKRSGPFAGFDETDVQAKLLKLMVADKAPEWLHGDAIKWNFTKFLIDGEGRVIKRFEPIDSIADIQASIEQLL